In Candidatus Cloacimonadota bacterium, the DNA window AAAAATCAAAAAAATTGACAGAAGAATAAACCAAGTTCCAATCTATCCCAAAATGAAAAGAGAAATTAGACTAAAAGGCAAAATCTGGTTGATAGCTGACTCCAATAACAATTTAATAAATGATATAGATACAGATATGATTTTTCACAATAAATATTTAGCAATTACAGATATAAATCTGATGGGGCAATATACATTTGATAATCTTGAAGGATGGAAGGATTTTGCCCAAAAAGCAGCAAAAGGCGATATCATAATTGTTGGAAAAAATTTTGGCTCAGGTTCCTCCAGACAACAAGCAGTTGATTGTTTTAGATCTCTTGGAATTCAAGCAATATTAGCAGAATCTTTTGGTGCAATTTATAAACGAAATGCCATAAATTCTGGACTGCCAATTTTTACAATTAAAAAGATAGATTTGACAAAACTTATTCAGAGAGACGAATTAGAGATAGATTTAGAAAATGGAAAAACCTCATCCCAATATATTGAACTTAAGCCATTTTCAAAAGTGCAGATGGATATTTATCAAGCAGAGAATTTATTTGAGTTTGGAAAACA includes these proteins:
- a CDS encoding 3-isopropylmalate dehydratase, giving the protein MKREIRLKGKIWLIADSNNNLINDIDTDMIFHNKYLAITDINLMGQYTFDNLEGWKDFAQKAAKGDIIIVGKNFGSGSSRQQAVDCFRSLGIQAILAESFGAIYKRNAINSGLPIFTIKKIDLTKLIQRDELEIDLENGKTSSQYIELKPFSKVQMDIYQAENLFEFGKQNL